The sequence TCTGCCCTAGCCCCCACTGCCACAATGCCATTGTTTATGGCTATAGAAAAACCGAATTCAGCACCCTCTACACCGTCTAACGGAAGGAGTTTTACGATTTGCTCACCTGTGGAAACATCAAATAGATATGCGGAACCGGAATTGGTCCCGTTGTCATCATCGAAAGGTGCACCAATAGCAGCAACGCCGTTGTCCAATGAAATGGAGTGGCCGAATTCATCACCAGATGCGCTATCAGTAGCAGTTAATTGAATATCTTCATAAATTGTATCACCCCTTATTGGATTAAAGGCAACACAAAAACCAATTAGCAATATCAACGAATAAGTTCTCAGTTTATTTGTTATTTTCATAATAAAAGATCCTTTTCTTTTGTTCCTTTGATTATTAAAGAAAGACGATTAAGAGACTTCAAACCGCCTTACGAATAAACTCACCGGCGAGGTCATTTCTTATTAACACTTCCGCACCTTAACACTTGAACACACCGCCAAAGGTGGAATAAGGGGCTACTAGCCTGTTTGTGTGGTGCGGCACTTTACGTAGTGTTGCCAAGGACAATAGATTCCTAAGTCCAATCCTTTTTATTTAGAAATCAAACTGAAAATTCAATACGATTGAATTTTCTGAATCCCCATCTTCCGGAGCCTTGACTCTAACTGTAGGTGCAATGGTTATGCCTTTTCCAGCAATGTAATGAATACCTGCAATAATCGCCTGAATTCCATCGCTATCTTTTGATGTATCGGCATCATCTTGATCTAATCTGGCCAAGATGGATAATTTATCATTGATTTTATATGTGGCGTATATGCAGAAAATTTGCCCAGACACATCCTCTTGAATTTTTGTGTCAAATTCAAGTCCACCGCGGAAACCGTTTCTGGCATAACCGGTAAATACACCCCACACATTTGTATTTTCTGTAGGAAGTGAATCCTTATCGTAGGGTTCCATTGAAAAACTTAAACCTCCATTAAAACCATCTTTATTGTTCAATTTTGATTCACCATAGACCGCATGGATTGACAACTTTTTATGGGAGTCTGATTCTGCTTTTTTATAGCCGCCGCCATTTGTGATAAGGGCACTGGTAGATACGGGACCAAATGATCGACTCAGGCCAACACCCAGGTCAGCAGATGCAGAATACCCATAGGTGTCCATCGGCATTTTATCAATGAATCGATGCCCCCATGTATTTTCCATGGTTTTGAACATATTCATACCCTGCATGCCTAAAGAGACATCTCCAAAACTTGTTTTCAATTTAACCATCGCCACTTTTAAAAATGCTGTGTATGCGCTACCGCCATCGTTGCTTCCAATATCATAGGTTACTTTGTAAGACACAGGTTCACTAACATCATTAGCTAGGGTCAGATATGCACGTTTCATATTGAACGCGTTTGTACCATTTTCAACTAATTCTGTAGAATGGTTAAAAAAGACAACTCCATTCACATTGCTTTGTGAAAATAAAGCTGTAGAAACCAAATAAATAAAAGTCAAAAGCCTCGTTATATCTTTCATTGTGTCACCTTTTATTTAGGTCGATTTTTTTAAGATGAGAATCCGTAATGAGATCGTGAAATTAAATACATTGTGTTAGAGTTTTGTTAAGGATGTCATTAATACACGGGCACTTCTGGATCAACCTCCAACGACCAAGCATGAATACCGCCTAGAATATTGATGGCATCAATTCCTTGTTGCTGCAAATAAAGAGAAGCTTGTGCCGAACGTATTCCCGAATGACATAATACATAAACAGGCTCATCTTTAGGAATCATTTCTAATTGATAAGGAATTGCCATCATTGGAATGTGCTTAAACCCTTTGATCGATGCCATTATGAGTTCTCTTTCTTCTCGAACATCCAATAATGTAAATTTTTTATTATTGTCTAAAACTTGTTTTAATTCTTGTACCGTGATTGATTTCATACCTCAATATATCCAGTTTTATGGGGACCAATATTAGAGAGATCAAATTCATCTCCAACAATGATAAATCCCATTTTTTCATAAAAACCAAAAGCGCTCACTCGAGCATTGCACCATATAATATCTGCATCCGTCTCGTTTTTTAAATAATGAATCGCGCCCTTTAACACTACGGTGCCAAACCCTTTCCCTTGCTCTTTTTTCTCAGTTGCCATGCCCCGTAATCGATATCCTTTTCGAGTTGGTATTGCTTCAAAATATTCTTTATAAACAGAAGCAACACTAACGATATTTCCATTATTTTTAACGATAAAATGAGCTGAGCTCAGGAAATCGTCTTCCGGTAAAATTGAATCTTCAAATGGTAAATTTGGACGTAAAATTTTATGTCGAAGAGGGCGAACTACATTAGATAAAACACGTTCTACTTTAAACATGTATTCCCATCGGGTTGTCTGTGATAATAGATTTGATATTATTTTTCTTACACCATGTCATTGCGGGTTGAGTATTTATTGTCCACAGTATTAAGGGGAGTTTATGGTTTTGACTCATTTCAATAATCTCATCATCTACCAAATCTCCTCGAGGGTGAAAAAAATCCGGATGAATCCAATGGGTTACCCAAAGCCATTCTATATCTTGCAAAATAAAACCAACAGAAACATTGGAATGAAAAATCCGGAAATAAGCTACCACAATCGGGTTAAATGACGAAATCATAAATGGGTGATTTATGGTCTTATTTCGAATTATTTTTCCCAATGATTTTGCGGCTGACATATCAAATAACTTCCTCGTTTTTATTTCAATATTGAGAAATATTTTTTCAGGTATTGTGCTGAGAACTTCAAAAAATGTAGGCATAGATTGTGTATTGTTTCCATGAGAATACACTCCAGTTTTTATAGAATTCAACTCTTTCTCATTTTTTTGGTGAATCCACCCTTGACCGCTTGTCTCTCTTTCTAAATCAAAATTATGAGAGCACATGAGTATCCCATCTTTAGTTTGTATCAAGTCTATCTCGATAGCATCAAACCCATGGTCCACTGCCTCTTTATAAGATGAGATTGTGTTTTCGGGTGAGTGGGTTTTTAAGCCACGATGGGCCATGACTTTTGGTGGATTAGGCCTAAGTCTTGCTCGCCAAAAAAATCGATACCTTACCCCAAGTAAAATAACAAGGATGATGAACAGAGGTAACATTATCCTATTTGGGAGTTAAAATAAGATGGCGAAATAAATGGGCGTTCTTCTCAGAGCGAATAAAATCTTCATTAAACCAAGTCGTTCGATATTTTCCACTATGATACATTTCAGCTTGATCTCTATAATGTGGACTGCTCGGTATTCCTGATTGCCCCGTGGGTAAAATAAATTGGGTCTCATTCATTTTGCTAAAATCCACAATCCGCCGCATAGAAGCCCCGGCTGT comes from Candidatus Neomarinimicrobiota bacterium and encodes:
- a CDS encoding rhodanese-like domain-containing protein — encoded protein: MKSITVQELKQVLDNNKKFTLLDVREERELIMASIKGFKHIPMMAIPYQLEMIPKDEPVYVLCHSGIRSAQASLYLQQQGIDAINILGGIHAWSLEVDPEVPVY
- a CDS encoding GNAT family N-acetyltransferase; this encodes MFKVERVLSNVVRPLRHKILRPNLPFEDSILPEDDFLSSAHFIVKNNGNIVSVASVYKEYFEAIPTRKGYRLRGMATEKKEQGKGFGTVVLKGAIHYLKNETDADIIWCNARVSAFGFYEKMGFIIVGDEFDLSNIGPHKTGYIEV
- a CDS encoding penicillin acylase family protein; its protein translation is LTHPHMLSKVKILDKLFNLNVGPYRSGGSDKTPNAGGYSFNKPYHQTAGASMRRIVDFSKMNETQFILPTGQSGIPSSPHYRDQAEMYHSGKYRTTWFNEDFIRSEKNAHLFRHLILTPK